Proteins encoded within one genomic window of Saccharopolyspora pogona:
- a CDS encoding ABC transporter permease codes for MLRYVALKAGRAAFVVWAAFTLTFVLLFVLPANPVDLLFDPTELNSVPPEVRAQVADSYGFNEPVLLQYLGRLGHALRGDFGTSVQSGQSVSAVVLDVLPHTLVLAVGALLLALVIAFAIALVATSTRHQWLRNLVESLPTASVSVPVFLSGILLLQIFSFKLGWFPSFGDQGWRSLVLPLITLAIPVSGPIAQLLVRCFAAEFRSGYVTTSWAKGATRSRVVVGDVFRNASLPALTIAAVTFGNLVAGSVITETVFARKGLGRMTQTAINTLDLPLVQGIVVFVAVTFALINLVVDLIYPLLDPRLRATFAVPTGPSGGLRRTS; via the coding sequence GTGCTGCGTTACGTTGCGCTGAAGGCAGGCCGGGCCGCGTTCGTGGTCTGGGCGGCGTTCACCCTGACCTTCGTCCTCTTGTTCGTGCTGCCGGCCAACCCGGTCGATCTCCTCTTCGACCCGACGGAGCTCAACTCCGTGCCGCCGGAGGTGCGCGCGCAGGTCGCGGACAGCTACGGCTTCAACGAGCCGGTCCTCCTGCAATACCTCGGTCGGCTCGGACACGCGCTGCGGGGCGACTTCGGAACCTCCGTGCAGTCGGGCCAGTCGGTCAGCGCGGTGGTCCTCGACGTGCTCCCGCACACCCTGGTACTCGCCGTCGGGGCGTTGCTGCTCGCGCTGGTCATCGCGTTCGCCATCGCGCTCGTCGCGACTTCGACCCGGCACCAGTGGTTGCGCAACCTGGTCGAGTCGCTGCCGACGGCCTCGGTGTCGGTGCCGGTCTTCCTCTCCGGCATCCTGCTGCTGCAGATCTTCTCCTTCAAGCTCGGCTGGTTCCCCTCGTTCGGGGATCAAGGCTGGCGGAGCCTGGTGCTGCCGCTGATCACGCTGGCGATCCCGGTCTCCGGTCCCATCGCGCAACTCCTCGTGCGTTGCTTCGCCGCCGAGTTCCGTTCGGGATACGTCACGACGAGCTGGGCGAAGGGCGCCACCCGCAGCCGTGTCGTCGTCGGTGACGTCTTCCGCAACGCCAGCCTGCCCGCGCTGACCATCGCCGCCGTCACCTTCGGCAACCTCGTCGCGGGATCGGTCATCACCGAGACGGTCTTCGCCCGCAAGGGACTCGGCCGAATGACGCAGACGGCGATCAACACGCTCGATCTCCCGCTGGTGCAGGGAATCGTCGTCTTCGTCGCCGTCACCTTCGCGCTGATCAACCTGGTCGTGGACCTGATCTACCCGCTGCTGGATCCGCGGCTGCGCGCCACCTTCGCCGTGCCCACCGGCCCGTCCGGCGGCCTGAGGAGGACCAGTTGA
- a CDS encoding ABC transporter substrate-binding protein — translation MSDLRSSIESATSARKKWRLPAIAFAILLIAGIAFAATRGGGADPGAADGAPVRGGTLQFALIDYQRSPDPQWGTNYAESLIGNNITDKLTWQDPKTGEITPWLAQSWEYNKDLTEFTFHLRRDVTFSDGSPFNAEAVKANFDQYVHGDPSLGILPNGATLLPGYLETRVVDEYTAVVRFEKPLASFLQASSFTANAQPGFLSPSTLKLSAQQRTDPKKVIGTGPFVYESWEPQAKTVLVKRNGYNWAPPALRHQGEAYLDRIVFNTIPEASVRTGSLVSGTIDATLDVGTTDEKPLSAQGFEILHRGVSGTAIRFDFNSSLFPTNDIAVRKAIQLGWDRQTVQKTILTDSYSVANSILEPSVPGHVDYSGSVLKYDPEQAARILDEAGWVTGPDGIRVKEGKKLVVKLLGINNLVVNKPAYESIQQDLRKIGIDLQLTVVPIPDYTAQQAKAKTDWNVVAANRSRNDPAVLNLQYGPQNGNGAYVTKDSTGVDADEVTQVLGRLETTLDPAARTQYAKEAQDILLDKYALVNPVYNPSQVIAQAPYVHGIVFDAQSRNHFVDTWKSDGK, via the coding sequence ATGTCCGACCTTCGCAGTTCCATCGAGAGCGCGACCTCCGCGCGCAAGAAATGGCGGTTGCCGGCGATCGCGTTCGCCATCCTGCTGATCGCCGGAATCGCTTTCGCCGCAACCAGGGGCGGCGGCGCCGATCCGGGCGCGGCCGACGGCGCGCCCGTCCGCGGTGGCACGCTGCAGTTCGCGCTGATCGACTACCAGCGCAGCCCCGATCCGCAGTGGGGCACCAACTACGCCGAGTCGCTGATCGGCAACAACATCACCGACAAGCTGACCTGGCAGGACCCCAAGACCGGTGAGATCACGCCGTGGCTGGCCCAGTCGTGGGAGTACAACAAGGACCTGACCGAGTTCACCTTCCACCTGCGCCGGGACGTGACGTTCAGCGACGGGTCGCCTTTCAACGCCGAGGCCGTCAAAGCCAACTTCGACCAGTACGTGCACGGCGACCCGAGCCTGGGGATCCTGCCCAACGGCGCCACCTTGCTGCCCGGCTACCTCGAAACCAGGGTGGTGGACGAGTACACCGCCGTGGTCCGTTTCGAGAAGCCGCTCGCGAGCTTCCTCCAGGCGTCTTCGTTCACGGCCAATGCGCAACCGGGCTTCCTGTCGCCCTCGACGTTGAAGCTCAGCGCGCAGCAGCGGACGGACCCGAAGAAGGTGATCGGTACCGGCCCGTTCGTATACGAGTCGTGGGAGCCGCAGGCCAAAACCGTCTTGGTCAAGCGAAACGGCTACAACTGGGCTCCGCCCGCGCTGCGCCACCAGGGCGAGGCGTACCTGGACAGGATCGTGTTCAACACGATCCCGGAGGCCAGCGTCCGCACCGGTTCTTTGGTGTCCGGCACGATCGACGCGACCCTCGACGTCGGCACGACCGACGAGAAGCCCTTGTCCGCACAGGGTTTCGAGATACTCCACCGCGGCGTGTCCGGCACGGCGATCCGGTTCGACTTCAACAGCTCGCTCTTCCCGACCAATGACATCGCGGTCCGCAAGGCGATCCAGCTCGGCTGGGACCGGCAGACGGTCCAGAAGACCATCCTGACCGACTCCTACTCGGTTGCGAACTCGATCCTCGAACCGTCGGTGCCCGGACACGTCGACTACAGCGGTTCGGTGCTGAAGTACGACCCGGAGCAGGCCGCGCGGATCCTCGACGAGGCCGGCTGGGTGACCGGCCCCGACGGGATCCGGGTCAAGGAAGGGAAGAAGCTGGTGGTCAAGCTGCTGGGCATCAACAACCTGGTGGTGAACAAGCCGGCTTACGAGTCGATCCAGCAGGACCTGCGGAAGATCGGTATCGATCTGCAGCTCACCGTCGTGCCGATCCCGGACTACACCGCCCAGCAGGCCAAGGCGAAGACCGACTGGAACGTCGTCGCCGCCAACCGCTCCCGCAACGATCCGGCGGTCCTCAACCTGCAGTACGGGCCGCAGAACGGCAACGGCGCGTACGTCACGAAGGACTCCACCGGGGTCGACGCGGACGAGGTCACGCAGGTGCTGGGCAGGCTCGAAACGACGCTCGACCCGGCCGCGCGCACCCAGTATGCCAAGGAGGCGCAGGACATCCTGCTCGACAAGTACGCGCTGGTGAACCCGGTCTACAACCCCTCGCAGGTGATCGCCCAGGCGCCGTATGTGCACGGCATCGTCTTCGACGCCCAGTCCCGCAACCACTTCGTGGACACCTGGAAGAGCGACGGGAAGTGA